The Nitrosomonas communis genome has a segment encoding these proteins:
- a CDS encoding protein adenylyltransferase SelO, with amino-acid sequence MNPDRKYAKDSVGWQFDNSYARLPEFFYARLNPVPVRAPQLAMLNHTLAASLGLDFHMLSEKEAALLFAGNVLPEGSEPIAQAYAGHQYGHFTMLGDGRAILLGEHLTPTGDRFDIQLKGSGQTRFSRRGDGRAALAPMLREYLVSEAMHALNIPTTRSLAVVTTGESVIRETLLPGAILTRVAASHIRVGTFEYVARLGNSEAIKILADYTIDRHYPDVATAENAYLALLHNVIQRQASLVAQWMLVGFIHGVMNTDNMTISGETIDYGPCAFMDAYDPDTVFSSIDQHGRYRYSNQPLIAQWNLARFAETLLPLLHPDQEKAVALAEEAIHTFSAIFQHHWLTGMRKKLGLFTEEAEDIELIKTVLAWMQQHQADYTNTLRALAADTMPQDALFQNAEFMEWHGRWQARLLSQAEPKQASLSLMRAHNPAIHPRNHQVEAALAAATERGDYSLLQRLLAAVTAPYTDAPEYQDYRTPPLPSERVCQTFCGT; translated from the coding sequence ATGAACCCAGATAGAAAATATGCGAAGGACAGCGTCGGCTGGCAGTTTGATAACAGCTATGCCCGTTTGCCAGAATTTTTTTATGCACGTCTGAACCCAGTGCCAGTGCGCGCTCCACAGTTAGCGATGTTGAATCATACGCTCGCAGCATCGCTTGGACTGGATTTCCACATGCTATCCGAAAAAGAGGCTGCCTTGCTGTTTGCAGGTAATGTGCTGCCTGAGGGATCAGAGCCTATTGCGCAAGCCTATGCTGGCCATCAATACGGCCATTTCACTATGCTCGGTGATGGGAGAGCAATATTGCTGGGTGAGCATCTTACGCCCACAGGGGACAGATTTGACATCCAGCTAAAAGGTTCTGGTCAAACCCGATTCTCACGGCGTGGCGATGGCCGCGCAGCACTGGCGCCGATGCTACGTGAGTATCTCGTCAGCGAAGCAATGCATGCATTAAATATTCCCACTACGCGCAGTCTTGCCGTGGTCACCACTGGCGAGTCAGTCATACGCGAAACCCTGCTGCCCGGTGCGATACTCACGCGGGTGGCTGCCAGTCACATTCGGGTGGGTACGTTTGAATATGTTGCGCGGCTGGGCAATAGTGAAGCGATCAAAATTCTGGCCGATTATACTATCGACCGGCATTACCCCGATGTTGCCACGGCTGAGAATGCCTACCTTGCGCTGTTGCACAACGTCATACAACGTCAGGCCTCGCTGGTCGCACAATGGATGCTGGTGGGTTTCATTCACGGCGTGATGAATACGGATAATATGACCATCAGTGGTGAAACGATTGATTATGGTCCGTGTGCCTTTATGGATGCCTACGATCCGGACACCGTTTTCAGCTCGATTGATCAGCATGGCCGCTATCGCTATAGCAATCAGCCCCTGATAGCACAGTGGAATCTCGCACGTTTTGCTGAAACATTATTACCGCTGCTACACCCGGACCAGGAGAAAGCAGTCGCGTTGGCGGAAGAAGCGATCCATACTTTCTCCGCTATCTTCCAGCACCACTGGTTAACAGGGATGCGCAAAAAGCTGGGATTATTTACTGAAGAAGCAGAGGATATTGAATTGATCAAAACCGTGCTGGCATGGATGCAGCAGCATCAAGCTGATTACACTAATACCTTGCGCGCACTGGCCGCGGACACTATGCCGCAAGATGCCCTATTTCAGAATGCCGAGTTTATGGAGTGGCATGGGCGCTGGCAGGCGAGATTATTGAGCCAGGCCGAGCCCAAGCAGGCTTCCTTGAGTTTGATGCGGGCGCATAATCCTGCGATCCATCCGCGCAACCACCAGGTTGAAGCGGCACTGGCAGCAGCTACAGAACGGGGTGATTATTCTCTGCTGCAACGACTGCTGGCAGCAGTAACAGCGCCTTACACCGATGCACCGGAGTATCAGGATTACCGCACTCCTCCGCTACCGTCAGAACGCGTCTGTCAGACCTTCTGTGGCACTTAA
- the ppnP gene encoding pyrimidine/purine nucleoside phosphorylase: protein MSDFTHVTVVKRANVYFDGKINSRTLIFADGSKKTLGFMQPGEYTFHTADPELMEILAGELEVRLPASGWQSVKGGEAFNVPANSEFTMKVKIPTDYCCSFLK, encoded by the coding sequence ATGTCAGACTTCACACATGTCACTGTCGTCAAGCGAGCCAACGTTTATTTCGATGGCAAAATCAACAGCCGCACCCTTATTTTTGCCGACGGCAGCAAAAAAACCTTGGGCTTCATGCAGCCGGGCGAATACACCTTCCATACCGCTGATCCTGAATTGATGGAAATCCTGGCCGGTGAACTGGAAGTTCGCCTGCCGGCCTCTGGTTGGCAAAGCGTTAAAGGTGGGGAAGCTTTTAACGTACCCGCGAATAGTGAATTTACCATGAAAGTAAAAATTCCCACTGATTATTGCTGCTCCTTCCTGAAATAA
- a CDS encoding class I SAM-dependent methyltransferase, which translates to MTRIFPLPETAHHIVRQHLLQGGSAVDATVGNGHDTTFLAQLVGGRGTVFGFDVQLQAIHITAQLLQQRDLLHRVTLIHASHSLMDEHIPQAFHGQIQVIMFNLGYLPGGNKSFITRADSTLTAIEIACRLLTAQGIVTVLAYPGHVGGDEETLRLSRWCQQLDPRHFQVDTVLSYYLKPHAPRLFVIRKMN; encoded by the coding sequence ATGACTCGCATTTTCCCTCTGCCTGAAACAGCGCATCACATCGTTCGCCAGCATTTACTGCAGGGAGGCAGTGCAGTCGATGCCACTGTCGGAAACGGACATGACACGACTTTTCTAGCCCAGTTGGTCGGTGGCAGGGGGACTGTTTTTGGTTTTGATGTGCAGCTTCAGGCCATACACATTACCGCACAGCTACTGCAGCAGCGGGATTTGCTGCACAGAGTCACGCTGATTCACGCCAGTCATTCCTTGATGGATGAGCATATTCCGCAAGCATTCCACGGCCAGATACAGGTGATTATGTTTAATCTGGGCTATTTGCCAGGGGGAAATAAAAGCTTTATTACCCGAGCCGACTCGACTTTGACAGCTATTGAGATAGCTTGTCGGTTGCTTACCGCACAAGGGATTGTGACCGTGCTGGCTTATCCTGGTCATGTGGGCGGCGATGAAGAAACCCTGCGCCTGAGCAGATGGTGTCAACAACTTGATCCGCGTCATTTTCAGGTCGATACTGTGCTGAGCTATTACCTAAAACCTCATGCGCCACGACTTTTTGTGATCCGGAAAATGAATTGA
- a CDS encoding NAD(P)/FAD-dependent oxidoreductase: MPSRPVDVLIVGQGLAGSLLAWELIRQQARVMVIDSGETNASQVAAGLINPVTGKRLVKAAEIEQLLPAAMDCYQQLALAFKQQFFVPIPMVRLLKSEHERHIAQQRLVQAEYQAFLTDEPSCPPGINSAFGVLQQLQTGYIKIRQLLKCLQDFFVANGCYRQARLDYREIMFQPHLQWQDWQPRHIVFCEGHQGTVNPWFGKLPFQPVKGEILYCKTQAVSPIRILNFGYWMIPTEPHQFRLGATFDYTNLDTQPTERARHQLIQALTEVYPGLHPVEIVEHQAGIRPATQDKRPFIGSHPVYRHLHIFNGFGAKGSLAIPWYAQQFAAALNQAASIPDTVHVRRYYDSHFPSA, from the coding sequence CTGCCAAGCAGGCCGGTTGATGTACTGATTGTTGGTCAGGGCCTGGCTGGCAGCTTGCTGGCCTGGGAGTTGATCCGCCAGCAGGCTCGTGTCATGGTGATCGATAGCGGTGAGACCAATGCGTCGCAGGTCGCTGCCGGACTGATCAATCCAGTTACCGGTAAGCGGCTGGTCAAAGCTGCTGAAATCGAGCAATTATTGCCGGCTGCCATGGATTGCTACCAACAACTGGCGTTAGCATTCAAACAGCAGTTTTTTGTGCCGATCCCCATGGTACGCTTATTAAAAAGCGAGCACGAACGGCATATTGCCCAGCAAAGGCTGGTACAAGCCGAGTATCAAGCATTTTTAACAGATGAGCCATCTTGCCCTCCTGGTATTAACTCTGCTTTTGGCGTGCTGCAGCAGCTGCAGACCGGCTATATAAAAATTCGCCAGCTACTGAAGTGCTTGCAGGATTTTTTTGTGGCGAACGGCTGCTACCGGCAAGCCAGGTTAGATTACCGTGAGATCATGTTCCAGCCGCATTTGCAATGGCAGGATTGGCAGCCACGGCACATCGTGTTTTGCGAAGGTCATCAGGGGACAGTCAATCCCTGGTTTGGTAAATTACCGTTCCAACCGGTGAAAGGAGAGATTCTTTACTGTAAAACCCAGGCAGTTTCTCCCATCCGAATTCTCAATTTTGGGTATTGGATGATTCCTACCGAGCCGCATCAATTCAGGCTAGGGGCGACTTTTGATTACACCAATCTGGATACGCAACCTACTGAGCGTGCTCGTCACCAGTTGATACAGGCTTTGACTGAAGTCTATCCCGGTTTACACCCGGTTGAGATTGTTGAACATCAGGCAGGTATTCGCCCAGCCACGCAGGATAAACGGCCTTTTATCGGTTCCCATCCAGTCTACCGCCACTTGCATATTTTTAACGGCTTTGGTGCCAAAGGCAGCCTGGCCATTCCCTGGTATGCGCAGCAATTTGCCGCAGCTTTGAATCAGGCTGCATCCATCCCCGACACCGTGCATGTGCGGCGTTATTATGACTCGCATTTTCCCTCTGCCTGA
- a CDS encoding HopJ type III effector protein, with translation MLNDFIDRIKAGQAVDFKETLAVIAEAYDYQPTTFSNGLHQPLMNEAGHNEGSCKIFAFAKLHGLDQNQTLALFGDYYRKDVLGNPAGHDHQNIRIFMRDGWAGIVLQGEVLTAKQAG, from the coding sequence ATGTTGAATGATTTTATCGATCGAATTAAAGCCGGGCAGGCGGTTGATTTTAAAGAAACGCTGGCAGTGATTGCAGAAGCGTATGATTACCAGCCGACAACATTCAGCAATGGTCTTCACCAGCCATTAATGAATGAAGCCGGGCACAATGAAGGCTCGTGCAAGATTTTTGCCTTTGCCAAACTGCATGGATTAGATCAGAACCAGACCTTGGCTTTGTTTGGTGATTATTATCGTAAAGATGTGCTGGGAAATCCTGCTGGTCATGATCACCAGAATATCCGCATTTTTATGCGCGATGGTTGGGCCGGTATTGTTCTTCAAGGCGAGGTGTTAACTGCCAAGCAGGCCGGTTGA
- a CDS encoding glycine zipper family protein produces MKLVMMLSSGLILLLLSACSSMQPILYPNTHFLSVGKEIAEQDINACEQLAKSAGAKEKSYGKSGDVASSTVMGAGVGAASGAAGGAVTGAAGTGSMVGAVSGAVWGLMRGLLYSKPSQPDRAYANFVNRCLQEKGYEVTGWQ; encoded by the coding sequence ATGAAGTTAGTAATGATGTTGAGTAGTGGATTGATCTTGCTATTGCTTTCAGCTTGCTCCAGCATGCAACCTATCTTATATCCCAACACGCATTTTTTATCGGTGGGCAAGGAGATTGCGGAGCAAGATATCAATGCGTGTGAACAACTCGCCAAATCAGCTGGGGCTAAGGAAAAAAGCTATGGCAAGAGTGGCGATGTTGCTTCAAGTACTGTGATGGGAGCAGGGGTTGGGGCTGCGAGCGGTGCTGCTGGCGGAGCTGTGACCGGTGCAGCGGGCACGGGCTCCATGGTGGGAGCGGTCAGCGGCGCTGTGTGGGGATTGATGAGAGGGTTGCTTTATTCAAAACCCTCGCAGCCTGATCGGGCTTATGCTAATTTCGTGAACCGCTGTTTGCAAGAGAAAGGTTACGAGGTGACCGGCTGGCAATAA
- a CDS encoding universal stress protein, with translation MYKKIMVAVDGSDAAQQALEEAVNIAKTYNATLRIVHCISGDTEVDRGAGLEILKRSKSNIDALSVETSLLKAEAEYGLAGIVDAIAAAVSEWGADLLAVGTSHRQGLERFYIGSVAERLITKVNASVLLFRPKKG, from the coding sequence ATGTACAAAAAAATAATGGTCGCTGTTGATGGCAGTGATGCTGCTCAGCAGGCACTGGAAGAGGCAGTTAATATTGCCAAAACTTATAATGCAACCTTGCGTATTGTCCATTGCATAAGCGGTGATACTGAAGTTGATAGAGGGGCAGGTTTAGAGATATTGAAGCGCTCCAAATCAAATATTGACGCTCTAAGCGTAGAGACCAGCCTTTTAAAGGCTGAAGCTGAGTATGGTTTAGCGGGTATTGTTGATGCGATTGCCGCTGCTGTTTCTGAATGGGGAGCAGACTTGCTGGCAGTAGGAACGAGTCACCGTCAAGGATTAGAGCGTTTTTACATTGGTTCAGTTGCCGAACGGCTCATTACCAAAGTTAATGCTTCTGTGCTGTTGTTTCGCCCTAAAAAAGGATAG
- a CDS encoding SulP family inorganic anion transporter, giving the protein MSKLKENESLDREFVTLPGSAAFQSQYFLRDTAAGVITGAMAIPLTIGIAIMSDYPIKVGLATVAFACLIGWINAWLRPGNFIGAPGIAAGLAPVLAMGVATFGWENMAFCIFLTAVMQAIIWKFNWQRFLLVAVPVYLVEGLLAGVGLKILLKFSEFTYEIPEELVTEIFWNATRIQMAAISAVGLGLFLFLFSKFKDTQPAIPYFVLIIGGALLAQFVNVPMINVEDIDLHFKLPLPQADVTFLMFGYMVLFCAMLAIVDVIEQVMSNAAIEKIDPLKRKTNSNNSLLAIWIANLGSSFFHGMTNLDGLAKSTTNKLAGAMTKFSVLVIGGVVGFFTFNPHYLNYLPKFALAAIMMFTGYKMIAGLVHVTHHGPYALILAILTGGLVYKVGIFEGLLIAMAVHGVIHFLVYTNHDHIPGKEVIKRYFENLKKDSSSHLQ; this is encoded by the coding sequence ATGTCCAAATTGAAGGAAAACGAGTCCCTAGATAGGGAATTTGTTACTTTGCCAGGTTCTGCCGCTTTTCAGTCTCAATATTTTCTGCGTGATACTGCTGCGGGTGTGATAACGGGCGCCATGGCAATTCCACTGACGATTGGGATTGCCATTATGTCAGATTATCCGATTAAGGTAGGCTTGGCAACTGTGGCTTTCGCCTGCCTAATCGGCTGGATTAATGCCTGGCTTAGACCAGGCAATTTTATTGGAGCACCTGGAATTGCGGCAGGGCTCGCTCCGGTGCTGGCTATGGGCGTAGCCACTTTTGGGTGGGAAAATATGGCATTCTGTATTTTCTTGACTGCCGTAATGCAAGCGATCATCTGGAAGTTTAACTGGCAACGATTTTTACTCGTCGCGGTTCCGGTTTATCTGGTCGAAGGCTTGTTGGCTGGTGTTGGGCTAAAGATACTACTGAAATTCTCAGAGTTTACTTACGAAATACCTGAAGAACTGGTTACTGAAATTTTCTGGAATGCTACGCGTATCCAGATGGCTGCGATTTCCGCGGTAGGTCTCGGATTATTTTTATTCTTGTTTTCCAAATTCAAAGATACTCAACCCGCTATTCCTTATTTCGTGCTGATTATTGGGGGAGCATTGCTGGCGCAATTTGTTAATGTGCCTATGATAAACGTGGAAGATATTGATCTTCATTTTAAACTGCCGTTACCTCAAGCTGATGTAACATTTCTCATGTTTGGTTATATGGTGCTTTTCTGTGCCATGCTGGCCATCGTTGATGTCATCGAGCAGGTCATGAGTAACGCGGCCATTGAGAAAATAGATCCATTAAAACGTAAGACAAACAGCAATAATAGCTTGCTTGCTATCTGGATTGCGAATTTGGGCTCAAGTTTCTTCCATGGAATGACCAATCTGGACGGTCTGGCTAAGAGTACAACTAATAAGCTGGCGGGTGCTATGACTAAGTTTTCGGTTCTGGTTATTGGTGGGGTAGTAGGCTTTTTTACCTTCAACCCGCATTATCTCAATTACCTCCCGAAATTTGCGCTGGCGGCGATTATGATGTTTACTGGCTATAAGATGATTGCAGGGCTGGTACACGTTACGCACCATGGTCCTTATGCACTCATATTGGCCATTTTAACCGGCGGCCTAGTTTACAAGGTGGGTATTTTTGAAGGTCTGTTGATTGCTATGGCGGTGCACGGTGTCATACATTTTCTAGTTTACACCAACCATGACCATATCCCAGGTAAAGAAGTCATCAAACGATACTTTGAAAATTTAAAAAAAGACAGCAGCAGTCATTTACAGTAA
- a CDS encoding universal stress protein, with protein sequence MISALLDAINIASNHNATLCIVHSEDGNDIEVDEKTNITILEKAKIYLNELNVETRLLDAKKEEGINGISNAIAAATFEWGADALVVGTANGRGFEYFYVGSVAEQLIAKVGSLILLVRPKKANLIFSTNKMVV encoded by the coding sequence ATGATTTCCGCATTATTAGATGCTATAAATATTGCCAGTAATCATAATGCAACATTATGTATCGTCCATTCAGAGGATGGTAATGATATTGAAGTCGATGAAAAGACCAATATTACAATACTGGAAAAAGCAAAAATTTATCTTAACGAATTAAATGTCGAAACGCGACTTTTGGATGCTAAAAAAGAAGAAGGAATAAATGGTATTTCTAATGCGATTGCTGCTGCTACTTTTGAGTGGGGAGCAGACGCACTAGTAGTTGGAACAGCTAATGGTAGAGGATTTGAGTATTTTTATGTTGGATCAGTTGCCGAACAACTGATCGCTAAAGTTGGCTCTTTGATACTATTGGTTCGTCCCAAAAAGGCTAATTTAATTTTTAGTACAAATAAGATGGTAGTTTAA
- a CDS encoding universal stress protein, with translation MYKKIMIAIDGSNTAQRALEEAVNIANNYNAALHIVHCVTGDTETDKSTGSQILEQAKSYVDAANLETSLLQADAVYGLTGIADSIAAAASDWGADLLAVGTSNRRGLERLYIGSVAEQLISKVDASVLLIRPQKG, from the coding sequence ATGTATAAGAAGATAATGATCGCTATTGATGGTAGCAATACTGCTCAGCGGGCATTAGAGGAAGCAGTAAATATTGCCAATAATTACAACGCAGCATTACATATTGTTCATTGCGTAACTGGTGATACCGAAACCGATAAAAGTACAGGCTCTCAGATACTGGAACAAGCTAAATCATATGTTGATGCAGCGAACCTGGAAACAAGTCTTTTGCAGGCAGATGCCGTGTATGGTTTGACTGGTATTGCTGATTCGATTGCGGCGGCTGCCTCTGATTGGGGAGCAGATTTGCTGGCAGTAGGTACGAGTAATCGTCGGGGGTTGGAGCGTCTATATATCGGATCGGTTGCCGAACAACTGATTTCTAAAGTTGATGCTTCAGTATTATTGATTCGTCCACAGAAAGGATAA
- a CDS encoding SulP family inorganic anion transporter produces MATQIDSKPLTDGQPSVAESAAPVGPSGAESAAPVTTGSAAFQSQYFLRDTAAGVITGAMAIPLSIGIAIMSDYPIKVGLATVVFACLVGWINSWFKPGNYIGTPGIAAGLAPVLALGVATFGIQNMAFCICLTAIMQAIIWKFNWQRFLLVAVPVYLVEGLLAGIGLKILLKFSEFTYEIPAELVTEGTFWNAARIQMTAISAVGFAAFVFLFSKFKDTQPAIPYFALIIGGVVLAQFVSVPMISVEDVPLELRLPLPTADVTIMMLVYMFFFCAMLAIVDVIEQVMSNAAIEKIDPLKRKTNSNNSLFAIWIANLGSSFFGGMTNLDGLAKSTTNKLAGAMTKFSVLIVGCVVCFFMLNTQFLDYLPKFALAAIMMFTGYKMIAGLVHVTHYGPYALMLALFTGGLVYKVGIFEGMLIAMAVHGIIHFLVYTKHDNMPGKEVVKRYFDNLKRDSSSNLQ; encoded by the coding sequence ATGGCTACACAAATAGATAGTAAACCGTTGACAGACGGACAACCAAGCGTGGCGGAAAGCGCTGCTCCAGTAGGACCAAGCGGGGCGGAAAGCGCTGCTCCAGTAACAACAGGTTCTGCCGCTTTTCAATCACAATATTTTTTGCGCGATACCGCTGCAGGTGTGATAACGGGTGCTATGGCCATTCCATTATCGATTGGTATTGCGATCATGTCTGATTATCCAATCAAGGTAGGTTTGGCAACTGTGGTTTTTGCCTGTTTAGTTGGTTGGATCAATTCCTGGTTCAAACCAGGTAATTATATTGGTACACCTGGTATTGCGGCTGGATTGGCCCCGGTGTTGGCTCTGGGGGTGGCTACTTTTGGAATACAAAATATGGCATTTTGTATTTGCTTGACCGCGATTATGCAGGCGATCATCTGGAAGTTCAATTGGCAAAGATTTCTACTTGTTGCTGTCCCGGTTTATCTGGTAGAAGGTTTGTTAGCAGGTATAGGATTAAAAATACTCTTGAAATTCTCAGAGTTTACCTACGAAATACCAGCAGAATTAGTTACTGAAGGAACCTTCTGGAATGCTGCCCGTATCCAAATGACTGCGATTTCTGCAGTTGGCTTTGCGGCATTTGTATTCTTATTTTCCAAATTCAAAGATACCCAACCTGCTATTCCTTATTTCGCACTGATCATTGGGGGCGTAGTTTTGGCGCAGTTTGTTTCTGTGCCGATGATATCGGTGGAAGATGTTCCTCTTGAACTGAGATTACCATTGCCAACCGCAGACGTAACGATAATGATGCTGGTTTATATGTTCTTTTTCTGTGCCATGCTCGCTATTGTTGATGTCATTGAGCAGGTTATGAGTAACGCGGCCATTGAAAAAATAGATCCGCTTAAACGCAAAACAAACAGCAATAATAGCTTGTTTGCCATCTGGATTGCTAATTTAGGCTCAAGTTTCTTTGGCGGTATGACCAACTTGGATGGTCTGGCTAAAAGCACAACCAATAAATTAGCAGGTGCAATGACCAAATTTTCTGTTCTGATCGTTGGTTGTGTAGTGTGCTTTTTTATGCTCAATACCCAGTTTTTAGATTACTTACCGAAATTTGCATTGGCAGCGATTATGATGTTTACCGGCTATAAGATGATTGCCGGCTTGGTGCATGTGACACATTATGGTCCATATGCTTTGATGTTAGCGCTTTTCACTGGCGGTTTGGTGTACAAAGTGGGTATTTTTGAGGGCATGTTGATTGCAATGGCGGTACACGGAATCATCCATTTCCTGGTCTACACCAAGCACGATAATATGCCAGGAAAAGAAGTTGTAAAACGATATTTTGATAATTTGAAAAGAGATAGTAGCAGTAATTTACAGTAA
- a CDS encoding response regulator: MTNSKAQVMLVDDHAMLRHGMAMLINLEPDLEVCAEVGDGNEALALLKKADRVDIVLLDVTLKTSSGFEVIKYMHALKPALPVLFVSMHDETVYAERALRAGASGYVMKQEPGEVLLTAIREVLKGNVYLSKEMNAKLLNRIVAGHPEHEQLINSLTPSEFEVLHLIGCGHSSKEIATLLNRSIKTIETHRFNIRTKLNLKNGADLIRYATRWFSEEPIDQVHR; this comes from the coding sequence ATGACGAATTCAAAAGCACAGGTAATGTTAGTGGATGATCATGCCATGTTACGCCATGGCATGGCGATGCTCATAAATTTGGAGCCGGATTTGGAGGTTTGCGCTGAGGTTGGCGATGGGAATGAGGCCTTGGCGTTACTCAAGAAAGCGGATAGGGTTGATATTGTTTTATTGGATGTCACGCTCAAAACAAGTTCAGGCTTTGAAGTAATTAAATATATGCATGCGTTGAAACCCGCATTGCCAGTATTGTTTGTGTCGATGCATGATGAGACGGTTTATGCCGAGCGTGCCTTGCGGGCAGGTGCTTCAGGTTATGTCATGAAGCAGGAGCCGGGTGAAGTTTTGCTTACGGCTATCCGTGAAGTCTTGAAAGGGAATGTTTACCTGAGCAAAGAAATGAATGCAAAGTTGCTGAATCGCATAGTAGCAGGGCATCCAGAGCATGAGCAGTTGATTAATAGTCTAACGCCGAGTGAGTTTGAGGTGTTGCATTTGATTGGATGTGGACATAGTAGTAAAGAAATTGCCACGCTACTTAACCGTAGCATTAAAACGATCGAAACACATCGCTTCAATATCCGCACTAAGTTGAATTTGAAAAATGGCGCTGATTTGATACGCTACGCCACTCGCTGGTTTTCAGAAGAACCTATTGATCAGGTTCATAGATAG